Part of the Thermomicrobiales bacterium genome is shown below.
CCAACAGGCGTTCGAGCTGAGCGGTTCCGGCTATGCGGGAACGGGTCCGGGCACGCTGGCCCCCTGGGGTGGCGGCGAAGAGCCAAGCGGCGCGCTCGGCGTCACACCGGCGTTGTATGGCGAAGGCGTGCTGGACGACATGAACCTGGGCGGTCTCCTGGGCGGCCGCACCGTTTCGGTGGTGGTGCACGATGCCGCCACCGGTGGCGTGGTGGCTTGTGGCGCTGTTGGCGGCGTGGTGGAAAAAGCCGACCACTTCTGGCAACACGACCGGTTGATCATCGGTCTGGAACCGGTCGGCGATTCGGGCGTCTCGGGCACCGCCACGTTCACAGAAGATACCGGCATCCTGAACGACAAAATCAACGTCTCGGTGTCACTGGCTGGCGGTGTCTCGACTTCCCTCGAGGTCGTCGAATCGGGCACGCCTGTCGCCGAGTAACGGCAGTTCGGGCGTAGGCAGCGTCACAATTCTGCTTCGGAAGCGAGCGCGTTCAGGGCGGCAAGCGCCACTCCCGCCAGTTCGTCGCCGGCGCCAGGAGCGAAGGGACTGGCGAGCGCTTCGTAGGTTCCGGCAGCGTCGGCGGCTTCGTCCACCAGATAGCCGACATATCCGTTGGCATAGCCAAACACGAGCACGGGATCGGGCGAGGATCGAACGATCCGCTCCCCAAGAGATGCAAACAGTTCGCCGGGAATGGCCACGATCCGCAGATCGCCCAGCCGCCACGCCGGAATGGCGCATGTGCGCTGAATGGCGTCCGGCCCAGCCTGCGCGAGCCGTTCGAGCAGCATCGCGCCTTGCGCCCGGGTTTCCGCGATGCGCCGTGTTGCCGCGCAGTCCTGACCGTGGGCAACGACGCCCGAAGGCGCCGCGGGTAGATGCTCCAGTCCGCGCGGTCGCAACGCTGCTGCCTTCTGGGCGAACGCGAGAACGGGATCGAGCGGACGGGCGATTTCGAGCGCCGACCTGGCGGCGTTGGCCAATCCGGCGCCAACGCGCTCCACCTCATCGCTATCCTGGGATAGCCGCGTGAACCGCGTGCTCACGTCCCCCGCCGCGCCGTTCACGAAGAGAACGACCGGAGCCAAGGCATCCTCGGACAGCACTGGCTCCAGCGCACGGCGGAACGCCCCTGGAAAGTCCGCGGAGACGAGCCGGTTTTCCGCGCTGAGGATCGTGGGATGGCAGGCGAAATGGGCCAGCAGCGAAGTGAGACGCCCCGCGCGGTTGCGGGTCGCGAGGATCGAAACATGTGGGTCGCACGGGCCGTCGGCGCGGTTGCGATTGGCCGCAAGCCCGCTCGTCTCCGCTCGACCGAACAGCAGCTCGACCGGCTCGGCACGCGATCGCGCGCTGGCAATAGCCGTAACGGCCGCGCGAATGAATGCGCCCCGCAACGCCGGGTTCAGGCTATCGGGTTCGCTCGGGTGCAACCGGGAAATGACCCCGGCCGGTCCGCTGTGTGTGTGCGACGCGCACAGCACCAGTTCGGACCGATGCACCCCGGCAGCCGCGGCAACTTCATCGACCAAGGCGCTGTCGACCGCGGCCAAATCGGCCGCGACCAGCACCAACCGGCCATCACCTGCTTCCAACGACAATGCGCCGATGGTCAGCTCATCGAGTGTGCCGAGCGCGGGACCGGGCCGGGCCGCATACCCCTCCATTGGCGTGCCGGCTGGCACTGGAAACGGAACCTGGGCCGCCCCGCACACCCACCCGCGGCTCATGCCGATCGGATCGCGGCAAGGCTGGCGGCCACATTGGCCAACCAGGCGTCATCGACCTCGATCCCCACCGATTGCGCAGCCAGGAACAAAGCTCCGGCCGCTGGTGGGAACCGTGGCTCGCGCGGCTCGGCAGTGGGCCATGCCTGCCTGAGAAAGTCCCGAAACGGATCCATCAAGATCGGGCCCGCCGAGAAGACACCCCCGGTCTGATAGACCGGCGCGGGCGTCCCTGGCGCATAGAGCTGCCGCATTACCCCCAGCGCCAACCGCGCCAGTTCCCTGCCGGAGGATCGAATGATTTCGACGGCGGCGGCATCACCGGCGTTCGCCGCGTCCACGACCTTCGGTGACAGCAACGAGATTCGCTCGCGTGAGAACCCGGCCGCATACACAATCGGAGGCAAGTCCCGCGTTTGCGCAACGTCGAAATACCGGAGAACGATCTCGGTCAGCGCCGTCGGCTGATCGCGCAGGTCGGCTCCACGACAGGCGGCGGCGATGGCGCGCAAGCCGATATCGAACGCGCTGCCTTCATCGCCCAGGAGATACCCGAACCCACCCGAGATGGCTTCCTTTCCATCGACCGTCACCCCGTAGCCGATGGCGCCGCCTCCCGCGATGAGCACCACCCCGGGTTGCCCACCCGATGCGCCCGCGAGATTGGTGACGTAGTCGGGAAAGACCGAAACCTCGCGTGGAGACAGCCGTTCGCGCACGATACGCACCGCCACCTCCGGCGCGCGGCTGCCAGTGGGCAATCCCGTGTGACCGACGCCGACCGCGACGATACGCGCCGGATCGATACCGGTCTTCTCCAGCACATCGTTCGCGGCCCCCAGGATTGCGCGCCGGTTCTTTTCCACCCCGCCCTCGATGTGAAAATGGTCGGACGGACCACCGATGCCACTGGCCAGCACGGTCCCATCGGCGCGCGCGAGCAGCGACTTGGTGGCGGTTTGACCACCATCGATAGCGAGCAGCAAGGCGTCGGGTTCCACCGGGTCAGCCCTTGAACAGTGTCAGGCGCGGACCGTACTCGTCCTGGAACGCGCGGTTGCGCTCGTCGCCGCCCGGGACATTCATGCTCACGATCACCGGTGGCGTGTTCCCGGCGGCCAGCATCGTTTCGGCTACCTGCGCCACGATGGCATTCATCAGTGCCGCCCCGAGCACGGTGGAGGACGCCGCGACGGCGGTATCCATGCCGTCCAGCATGAGAATGCCGTCACCCACGGGCACGCGGCTATCGACCACGAGATCGACCACATCGATCAGCTTCTTGCCGGAGGAATGGCGCGATACGGCATTGCCGTAATGTTCAGCCGAAGTCAGGGCAATCGTTGCCGCTCCACGCTCCCTGGCTTCCATCGCCAGCTCGATCGGCACCGGATTGATCCCGGAGTTGCTGACGATCACCACCACCTCGCCAGCACGCACATCGAACGAATCGAGCACCACCTTGGCGTACCCCTCGGTGCGCTCGACCATCCCCGCCCGCAGGGTGCCGAAGCTGGTCAGATTGATATCGAGCATGGCGTTGAACGCCCAAAGCCCACCGGCGCGGTAGAAGACCTCTTCCGCCATCATGTGCGAATGCCCGCTGCCGAAGACATGCACGATGCCGCCGTTGGCGATCGAGTCCGCCATCAGCGCGGCGGCCGCTTCGATCTGCGGGCCTTGCTGTTCGACCTCATCGATCAAGCCGCGAAGTCGTTCGAAATACCGTTCGTAGGCTTTGCTCACGCCTGGTGTTCCCCCTTGCCTGCGCTGATGCGCGTGGTTCGACATTGGTCCAGAGTCCAGAGTCCAGGGTCCAGCGGTTTGAATCCGTGCACTGGACACTGGACACTGGACGCTGGACCCCTCTCCTATCGCAATGCCGCGACGAAGCGTTCCGTAATCGCTTGCGGATTCGTGATGGCCGTGCCGACGACGACAAACGAAGCCCCGCAATCGAGCGCTCGACGCGCGTCTTCCCGCGTCCAGTAACGGCCTTCGGCGAAAATCGGAACGGAAAGCTCGGCGACCATCTGTTCGATGAGCGCGAAATCGGGCCCCTCCTGTTTCGGGCCGCCAACGTAACCGCTCATGGTGGTGCCAACGGCATCGACCCCGGCTGCGACCGCGGCACGCGCGTCCGCGATCGTGCCGCAATCGGCCATGGCAAACGCGCCTGCGTCATGGATGGCCTCGACGACCTGCGCAAGGGTTTCTCCGCCCGGGCGCTCGCGCGTGGTCGATTCCAACGCGACCAGATTGGCCCCGGCCGCGATGATCGCGCGCGCGCTTTCGCCCGTTGGCGTGATGAAAAGCCCGCCGTCTGGCAGCTTCAGCTTGGAGATCCCCATGATGGGGATCTCCGGGCCAACTGCAGCACGAATGGCGCTGATATCGGCGACCCCGTCGGCGCGAATCCCGGCCGCCCCGCCCGCCACCGCGGCCGCGGCCATCGCCGCCATGAAGACCGGCCCAGCGAGCGGATTGCCTTCCCGCGCCTGACACGAGACCACCAGCCCCCCGGCCAGCCGCTCCATCGCCGTCATTTCGCTCATCTACCCTGCAATGCCTTTTGGTAAAGACCAACCGAATAAAACTCGTACGACGCCGCCTTGTCGGGCACGTCGGTGAGGTGCACGGTGAACCGGCAGGGAACTCCGTTGTCTGGCAGGTTGTCGGCGAAGAAGGCGGAATAGGCTTCGGCATATTCCTTGCGCAGGCGGTCTTGCTCGGCGGCGAACCCGACCGGGTCGACCAGCGGGTTCGGACTCTTCGGCTGGCAGCCGAACGCGTGCACCTCGATGAAGTCGATCTGCTTCAGCGAATCGGCGATCCCGGCCTCGCGCAGCCATTTCTCCCAGCATTGGAAGACGAGCGGGATCTCCTTGTGCGGATCCATGGTGACCAGTTCGTCGAGACCGAGCACGTTCTTGGCCGAATAGCCGCCCGTGAGTCCGGCGAAATAGAGCTTCAGGTCGCCGTCCGGTTGCTCCTCGGTGACCAGCGCCGAGAGCACCGGACGATCGCCGTCGTAGTAGTAGGTCAGCTTGCCCCGCTTTTTCACATTGAATGCCATGTCATGCGCTCCTCGTTCGGTATGATCGCGACCGGTCGTGTCGTGATGAGAGTACTTGGTCGAGGAGTCGAAGTGGCGGCGCCCGTGGCCGCCAATCGCGCCCCAGCGCGATAACGGGGTCGCCAAACAACCGATTTGCCGGTCCGAAACGTTGTCGATTTGCAACGCAATGGCGGCCTGCGGCCGCTGGCGGGCACGGGTCCCGCCACTACGGAGACGGATACAAGGCCTGCAACGACGACCGCGGGGGTAGGGGCCCCGCCGCTACCCGGTCCATGTCCAGTTCGCGATTTCCGGCGGATCCTCGAAATGCTCGCGCGAATACGCCACGGCTTTCTTGATCTCATGCTCGAGTTCGGCAATGAGCGCGTCGGCCCGCTGGCGGAAGCGCGGCACCCGTTTCAGAGCGAGCGCGGCCAGGTGGTACCGGCTCATGGAGTTCAGCACCACCATGTCGAATGGGGTGGTGGTGGTGCCTTCCTCGTTGAACCCGCGCACATGGAACCGCTGCGGGTTCACCCGGCCATGAACGATCTCGTGGATGGCGCGCTGATACCCATGGAACGCGAAGACCACCGGTTTATCGGCGGTGAACAGATCGACGAAACGCGTCTGGTCCATGCCATGCGGATGGCTCTGCGGAATGAAGAGACACATCAGGTCGACCACATTGACCACGCGCACCGTGAGTTCCGGAACCTTGTGCCGCAACCATTCCGCGGCCGCCAGAATCTCCTGGGTTGGCACGTCGCCCGCCGCTGCCAGCACCACATCGGGCTCGAGATCCCCTTCGTTGCCGGCCCAATGCCAGATCGACGCGCCATCGATGCAATGCTGCTCCGCTTCGTCCAATGTCAGGTACTGCAGGTGCGGCTGCTTGTCGATCACGATCAGATTCACGTAGTTGCGCGATTGCAGGCAATGCTCGCCGACCGAGAGGAGCGTGTTGGCGTCGGGCGGCAGGTAGATGCGTGACACCGCGCCCTTCTTGGAGAGCATGACATCGATCAACCCCGGTCCCTGGTGACTAAAGCCGTTGTGGTCGTTGCGCCAGGCGGTCGAGGTGAGCAAGATGTTGAGCGAGGAGATCGGCTCGCGCCAGGGAAGCTCGGCGGCTTCCTGCAGCCATTTCGAATGCTGCACGATCATCGACGCCGCCACCATCGCGAACGATTCGTAGGTGGGGAAGAGCCCATGCCGCCCGGTGAGGGTGTAGGCCTCCAGCCACCCTTCGCAGTTGTGCTCGCTCAGGATTTCCATCACACGGCCGTCGGGGCTGAGGTGATCGTCGATATCGATCCGCTCGCCCACCCAGCAGCGATTCTCCACCTGGAGCACATCGCCCAGGCGGTTCGAGGTCAGCTCATCCGGTGAGAAGATGCGGAAGTTCTTCTCGTCCGCGTTCAGCGTGAAGACATCGCGCAGGAATGTCCCGAAGGGGCGCGTGTTTTCGTGCCAGCTTCCACCGGGAGCTGCGATCGGCAGCTCGAACAGGTGCGGATCGGGCAGCTTCAGATCGACCAGCAGCTTGCCGCCGTTGGCATGGGGATTCGCGCCCATGCGCCGGTCACCCGTGGGAGCCAGCTCGGCCAGCTCCGGCACGAGTTTGCCAGCGCGATCGAAGAGCTCGTCCGGGTTGTAGCTGCGGAGCCACTTTTCCAGAATCTGCAAATGCGCCGGATCCTGCTTCACGCCCGAAAGCGGCACCTGATGCGAGCGGAAGGTGCCCGAAACGGGGATGCCATCGACCACATCGGGACCGGTCCACCCTTTGGGTGTGCGCAAGACGATGGCCGGCCAGCGGGGTTGCCCCTGGAAGCCGTGCGTGCGCGCTTCCGTCTGGATCGCGCGAATCGTGTCGTGCGCCCAATCGAGCGTGGCCGCGAACTGTTGGAAAACCGCGGCAGGATCGTCACCGCAAACGAACCGCACCTCGTAGCCATGCCCGCCGATCAGAGCGCGGATGTCTTCGTCGGCCATGCGGCTCATGACGGTGGGATTGGCGATCTTGTACCCGTTGAGATGGAGGATCGGGAGCACCGCGCCGTCGCGCGCCGGGTT
Proteins encoded:
- a CDS encoding SIS domain-containing protein, producing MSKAYERYFERLRGLIDEVEQQGPQIEAAAALMADSIANGGIVHVFGSGHSHMMAEEVFYRAGGLWAFNAMLDINLTSFGTLRAGMVERTEGYAKVVLDSFDVRAGEVVVIVSNSGINPVPIELAMEARERGAATIALTSAEHYGNAVSRHSSGKKLIDVVDLVVDSRVPVGDGILMLDGMDTAVAASSTVLGAALMNAIVAQVAETMLAAGNTPPVIVSMNVPGGDERNRAFQDEYGPRLTLFKG
- a CDS encoding BadF/BadG/BcrA/BcrD ATPase family protein, which encodes MEPDALLLAIDGGQTATKSLLARADGTVLASGIGGPSDHFHIEGGVEKNRRAILGAANDVLEKTGIDPARIVAVGVGHTGLPTGSRAPEVAVRIVRERLSPREVSVFPDYVTNLAGASGGQPGVVLIAGGGAIGYGVTVDGKEAISGGFGYLLGDEGSAFDIGLRAIAAACRGADLRDQPTALTEIVLRYFDVAQTRDLPPIVYAAGFSRERISLLSPKVVDAANAGDAAAVEIIRSSGRELARLALGVMRQLYAPGTPAPVYQTGGVFSAGPILMDPFRDFLRQAWPTAEPREPRFPPAAGALFLAAQSVGIEVDDAWLANVAASLAAIRSA
- a CDS encoding putative N-acetylmannosamine-6-phosphate 2-epimerase; its protein translation is MSEMTAMERLAGGLVVSCQAREGNPLAGPVFMAAMAAAAVAGGAAGIRADGVADISAIRAAVGPEIPIMGISKLKLPDGGLFITPTGESARAIIAAGANLVALESTTRERPGGETLAQVVEAIHDAGAFAMADCGTIADARAAVAAGVDAVGTTMSGYVGGPKQEGPDFALIEQMVAELSVPIFAEGRYWTREDARRALDCGASFVVVGTAITNPQAITERFVAALR
- a CDS encoding neutral/alkaline non-lysosomal ceramidase N-terminal domain-containing protein yields the protein MSRGWVCGAAQVPFPVPAGTPMEGYAARPGPALGTLDELTIGALSLEAGDGRLVLVAADLAAVDSALVDEVAAAAGVHRSELVLCASHTHSGPAGVISRLHPSEPDSLNPALRGAFIRAAVTAIASARSRAEPVELLFGRAETSGLAANRNRADGPCDPHVSILATRNRAGRLTSLLAHFACHPTILSAENRLVSADFPGAFRRALEPVLSEDALAPVVLFVNGAAGDVSTRFTRLSQDSDEVERVGAGLANAARSALEIARPLDPVLAFAQKAAALRPRGLEHLPAAPSGVVAHGQDCAATRRIAETRAQGAMLLERLAQAGPDAIQRTCAIPAWRLGDLRIVAIPGELFASLGERIVRSSPDPVLVFGYANGYVGYLVDEAADAAGTYEALASPFAPGAGDELAGVALAALNALASEAEL
- a CDS encoding phosphoketolase family protein, coding for MNYVFDPDLSSVVATEEAPPPAPEADGPLSPELLDKMLRYWQASNYLTVGQIYLQANPLLREPLAIEQIKPRLLGHWGTSPGLNLVYVQLNRLIKERDVDAIYLAGPGHGGPAIVAQVYLEGTYSEIYPAVSEDEAGMRQLFRQFSTPGGIPSHVSVPTPGSIHEGGELGYVLSHAFGAAFDNPDLLVAAVIGDGEAETAPLTGGWQGVSFLNPARDGAVLPILHLNGYKIANPTVMSRMADEDIRALIGGHGYEVRFVCGDDPAAVFQQFAATLDWAHDTIRAIQTEARTHGFQGQPRWPAIVLRTPKGWTGPDVVDGIPVSGTFRSHQVPLSGVKQDPAHLQILEKWLRSYNPDELFDRAGKLVPELAELAPTGDRRMGANPHANGGKLLVDLKLPDPHLFELPIAAPGGSWHENTRPFGTFLRDVFTLNADEKNFRIFSPDELTSNRLGDVLQVENRCWVGERIDIDDHLSPDGRVMEILSEHNCEGWLEAYTLTGRHGLFPTYESFAMVAASMIVQHSKWLQEAAELPWREPISSLNILLTSTAWRNDHNGFSHQGPGLIDVMLSKKGAVSRIYLPPDANTLLSVGEHCLQSRNYVNLIVIDKQPHLQYLTLDEAEQHCIDGASIWHWAGNEGDLEPDVVLAAAGDVPTQEILAAAEWLRHKVPELTVRVVNVVDLMCLFIPQSHPHGMDQTRFVDLFTADKPVVFAFHGYQRAIHEIVHGRVNPQRFHVRGFNEEGTTTTPFDMVVLNSMSRYHLAALALKRVPRFRQRADALIAELEHEIKKAVAYSREHFEDPPEIANWTWTG